One Kitasatospora sp. NBC_01287 DNA window includes the following coding sequences:
- a CDS encoding acyl carrier protein gives MITETDFIRIVRDELALPLNGNDLDGDLDGVVSWDSLHMLRLVSAVERETGKRVPVGRLLADRSLRAIYNRVAEV, from the coding sequence ATGATCACCGAGACCGACTTCATCCGCATCGTCCGCGACGAACTCGCCCTGCCGCTGAACGGCAACGACCTGGACGGCGACCTCGACGGCGTGGTGAGCTGGGACTCGCTGCACATGCTCAGACTGGTCTCCGCCGTGGAGCGGGAGACCGGCAAGCGGGTCCCGGTCGGCCGTCTGCTGGCGGACCGCAGCCTGCGGGCGATCTACAACCGGGTCGCCGAGGTCTGA
- a CDS encoding ATP-binding cassette domain-containing protein, translating into MTSTGPTTARASAITAIGLTKSYGDKLVLDGIDLLIPEGTVFALLGPNGAGKTTAVQILSTLIPADSGAAQVAGHDLAGDPDGVRAAIGVTGQFSAVDNLLTAEENLLLMADLHHLDRREGRRRAAGLLHRFELTEVAGKTAVTFSGGMRRRLDLAMTLVGDPRVIFLDEPTTGLDPRSRRTMWEIIRELVRAEGVTIFLTTQYLEEADQLADRIAVLDHGRLVAEGTAAELKHRIPGGHLQLRFADPGRLDAAAALFDRAGRDEEALTLRIPGDGGIPALRAVLATLDSASIEAESLTVHTPDLDDVFLTLTGGGRHAPSHPHATEPVR; encoded by the coding sequence TTGACCAGCACCGGTCCCACCACCGCGCGCGCGTCGGCGATCACCGCCATCGGGTTGACCAAGTCCTACGGCGACAAGCTGGTGCTCGACGGCATCGACCTGCTCATTCCCGAAGGCACCGTCTTCGCCCTGCTCGGGCCGAACGGCGCGGGCAAGACGACCGCCGTACAGATCCTCTCCACCCTGATCCCGGCGGACTCCGGTGCGGCCCAGGTGGCCGGCCACGACCTCGCCGGTGACCCGGACGGCGTGCGAGCGGCGATCGGCGTCACCGGCCAGTTCTCCGCCGTGGACAACCTGCTCACCGCAGAGGAGAACCTGCTCCTGATGGCGGACCTGCACCACCTGGACCGGCGCGAGGGCCGCCGACGCGCCGCCGGGCTGCTGCACCGCTTCGAGCTGACCGAGGTGGCCGGCAAGACCGCCGTCACCTTCTCCGGCGGCATGCGGCGAAGGCTCGACCTCGCGATGACCCTGGTCGGCGACCCCCGGGTGATCTTCCTGGACGAGCCCACCACCGGGCTCGACCCGCGTAGTCGGCGCACCATGTGGGAGATCATCCGCGAACTGGTCCGCGCCGAGGGCGTGACCATCTTCCTGACCACGCAGTACCTGGAGGAGGCCGACCAACTCGCCGACCGGATCGCCGTGCTGGACCACGGGAGGTTGGTCGCCGAGGGCACCGCGGCCGAACTCAAGCACCGGATCCCCGGCGGTCACCTCCAGCTGCGGTTCGCCGATCCCGGCCGGCTCGACGCGGCGGCCGCGCTCTTCGACCGGGCCGGTCGTGACGAGGAGGCGCTCACCCTGCGCATCCCCGGTGACGGTGGCATCCCCGCGCTGCGCGCTGTCCTGGCGACGCTGGACAGCGCATCGATCGAGGCGGAGTCGCTCACCGTACACACCCCGGACCTGGACGACGTCTTCCTCACCCTCACCGGCGGCGGCCGCCACGCCCCCAGCCATCCGCACGCGACGGAGCCCGTGCGATGA
- a CDS encoding Na+/H+ antiporter: MGQLSLLFLVLLASVVTMPLARRTGVPQPILMTVLGLAMAVIPQIPNVAVDPDLILPLVLPPLIFAVARRASLAYFKANLRSILLLAVALVVVTTTVVAAAFHQLAPELPLAAAVALGALISPPDPVAAVAVAGNVGLPRRLVSMLESEGLFNDVTAIVVYSLAVEAVVDGDFSVPHALLRFTLSAVVAVAIGVVLGWLVTKVAALLDDPTQQVALNLLVPFAAYTLAEETEGSGVLAVVVVGLYLADRAADADDVSYRLVGGAFWEIVEILITGVAFGLIGLELATVLKDAGSGWHSMLGEAAVVIAVVVLVRLVWLLPAAWISKRLSRGEDDIPISWRETVVLWWSGMRGVATVALALAIPLTTHAGADFPGRGRIVFIAFSVVLFTLLVQGLSLPWLVRRLGIDPHLDLREQQERRLWGRAARAALGRLAELEEQDHLPVELVEKLRARQHDRLARLCPEEYEEEEAAEVRQRVSNLRRLRSLEQELIAASRREMVEARSEPGVDPALVDQVLRGLDLRSERK, encoded by the coding sequence GTGGGCCAGCTGTCCCTGCTCTTCCTGGTCCTGCTCGCCTCGGTGGTGACCATGCCGCTGGCCCGCCGCACGGGGGTCCCGCAGCCCATCCTGATGACGGTGCTCGGCCTGGCGATGGCGGTCATCCCGCAGATCCCGAACGTCGCGGTCGACCCCGACCTGATCCTGCCGCTGGTACTGCCGCCACTGATCTTCGCGGTGGCCCGGCGCGCCTCGCTGGCCTACTTCAAGGCCAACCTGCGCTCGATCCTGCTGCTGGCCGTCGCCCTGGTGGTGGTCACCACCACGGTGGTCGCCGCCGCCTTCCACCAGCTGGCGCCCGAGCTGCCGCTGGCCGCCGCGGTGGCGCTCGGCGCGCTGATCTCGCCGCCCGACCCGGTGGCCGCGGTGGCGGTGGCCGGCAACGTCGGCCTGCCCCGGCGGTTGGTGTCGATGCTGGAGAGCGAGGGGCTCTTCAACGACGTCACCGCGATCGTGGTCTACTCGCTGGCCGTCGAGGCGGTGGTCGACGGCGACTTCTCGGTGCCGCACGCGTTGCTGCGCTTCACCCTGTCCGCGGTGGTGGCGGTGGCGATCGGGGTGGTGCTCGGCTGGTTGGTCACCAAGGTCGCCGCGCTGCTCGACGACCCCACCCAGCAGGTGGCGCTCAACCTGCTGGTCCCGTTCGCCGCCTACACGCTGGCCGAGGAGACCGAGGGCTCCGGCGTGCTGGCGGTGGTGGTGGTCGGGCTCTACCTGGCCGACCGGGCGGCCGACGCCGACGACGTCTCCTACCGCCTGGTGGGCGGCGCCTTCTGGGAGATCGTGGAGATCCTGATCACCGGGGTCGCCTTCGGGCTGATCGGCCTGGAGCTGGCCACGGTGCTGAAGGACGCCGGATCCGGGTGGCACTCGATGCTGGGCGAGGCGGCCGTGGTGATCGCCGTGGTGGTGCTGGTCCGGCTCGTCTGGCTGCTGCCGGCCGCCTGGATCTCCAAGCGGCTGAGCCGGGGTGAGGACGACATCCCGATCAGCTGGCGGGAGACCGTGGTGCTCTGGTGGTCGGGCATGCGCGGGGTGGCCACGGTGGCGCTCGCGCTGGCGATCCCGCTCACCACGCACGCCGGGGCCGACTTCCCCGGGCGCGGGCGGATCGTCTTCATCGCGTTCAGCGTGGTGCTCTTCACGCTGCTGGTGCAGGGCCTGTCGCTGCCCTGGCTGGTCCGGCGGCTCGGCATCGACCCGCACCTCGACCTGCGCGAGCAGCAGGAGCGCCGGCTCTGGGGGCGTGCCGCCCGGGCGGCGCTGGGGCGGCTCGCCGAACTGGAGGAGCAGGATCACCTGCCGGTTGAACTCGTGGAGAAGCTGCGGGCACGCCAGCATGACCGCCTGGCGCGGCTCTGCCCCGAGGAGTACGAGGAGGAGGAAGCCGCCGAGGTCCGCCAGCGCGTCTCCAACCTGCGCAGACTGCGCTCCCTCGAACAGGAGTTGATCGCAGCCTCGCGGCGCGAGATGGTCGAGGCGCGCAGCGAGCCGGGCGTCGATCCGGCTCTGGTGGACCAGGTGCTGCGCGGGTTGGACCTGCGCTCCGAGCGGAAATGA
- a CDS encoding DoxX family protein: MRILGAVASGILILEFSLSAIANIPAMQVAVDRFTSLTRTPPRRDVIVMIGLLDLLGVVGVIQGFWQTAPAVAAGSFFALLSGFVVYRQVTHGDKGKDLIPYTLFLACALIMIISRAGGTA; encoded by the coding sequence ATGCGCATTCTCGGCGCCGTGGCCTCCGGCATCCTCATCCTCGAGTTCAGCCTCTCCGCGATCGCCAACATCCCCGCGATGCAGGTGGCGGTCGACCGCTTCACCTCGCTCACCCGCACCCCGCCGCGCCGCGACGTGATCGTCATGATCGGCCTGCTCGACCTGCTGGGCGTGGTCGGCGTGATCCAGGGCTTCTGGCAGACCGCCCCCGCGGTGGCCGCCGGCTCCTTCTTCGCGCTGCTCAGCGGCTTCGTGGTCTACCGCCAGGTGACCCACGGCGACAAGGGGAAGGACCTGATCCCCTACACCCTCTTCCTGGCCTGCGCCCTGATCATGATCATCTCGCGGGCCGGGGGTACGGCCTGA
- a CDS encoding HAD family hydrolase, whose protein sequence is MTIVENPAHASGPAAAEPKPPLEVLRALFAEGALTRDFTAAAGPLAELAAGEKAPVELVRAGALLSRLDQEAVLAAAEQDGRRVEVLRVAVTGHSTLGTLTAPLTAELARHGILLRASSGDFDAYLRDLRDTDSHLYAEGTDLALCVLDAQVVFDELPQPWLVEDLEKAAATKLAQLGRLVERYLEHGAGTLVLNTVPLLRTHTHQLVDLRSRNRLSIAWREFNTGLLRLAEQHQRVHVIDLEPLVAIGGPVNEPRMASYAKVNLGDELLTRYAREVAHLGRTLRGRAKKVLVLDADNTLWDGVLGDDGFDGIAAATTFRGEAFGNFQRVAQQLGAQGVLLAVSSKNDQDAVLKVLQEHPDMVLRDTAFSRINANWLPKDGNLRDIAAKLNLGVDSFVFADDSPFECGLVASSLPGVAVVRLDEEPALHIERLLADGWFDVPQLTDEDRIRSAQYRTDSARQELQDAATSVEEYLALLGVVVKVAAVGPGDIARVSQLTLRTNQFNLTTTRLQPDEVQARAADARHLVLSVRSADRFGDNGVVGAVFAHRTGDRLDIDNVLLSCRVFARGIEQAALATVLAHAREQGVTEVHASYRPTTKNKGVRDFYPSLGFAPVPDQDGASDQDGASGQDGALAFRHDLADLPEVPGHLRLEVDLAAAADPAAADPAAADPAAADPAATVLAATDSAVAGSTREGFNS, encoded by the coding sequence GTGACCATCGTCGAGAATCCGGCCCACGCCTCCGGGCCGGCCGCAGCCGAGCCGAAACCCCCGCTGGAGGTGCTGCGCGCACTCTTCGCCGAGGGCGCGTTGACCCGTGACTTCACCGCGGCCGCCGGTCCGCTGGCCGAGCTGGCCGCGGGCGAGAAGGCCCCGGTCGAGCTGGTCCGGGCCGGGGCGCTGCTCTCCCGGCTCGACCAGGAGGCGGTGCTGGCCGCCGCCGAGCAGGACGGCCGGCGCGTGGAGGTGCTCAGGGTCGCGGTGACCGGGCACTCCACCCTGGGCACCCTGACCGCCCCGCTGACCGCCGAACTCGCCCGCCACGGCATCCTGCTGCGGGCCAGCAGCGGCGACTTCGACGCCTACCTGCGCGACCTGCGCGACACCGACAGCCACCTGTACGCCGAGGGCACCGACCTGGCGCTCTGCGTGCTGGACGCCCAGGTGGTCTTCGACGAACTGCCGCAGCCCTGGCTGGTGGAGGACCTGGAGAAGGCGGCCGCCACCAAGCTCGCCCAGCTGGGGCGACTGGTGGAACGCTATCTGGAGCACGGCGCCGGCACCCTGGTGCTGAACACCGTGCCGCTGCTGCGCACCCACACCCACCAGCTGGTCGACCTGCGCTCGCGCAACCGCCTGTCCATCGCCTGGCGGGAGTTCAACACCGGACTGCTGCGGCTGGCCGAGCAGCACCAGCGGGTGCACGTGATCGACCTGGAGCCGCTGGTCGCGATCGGTGGCCCGGTGAACGAGCCCCGGATGGCCTCCTACGCCAAGGTCAACCTCGGCGACGAGCTGCTCACCCGCTACGCCCGCGAGGTCGCGCACCTGGGGCGCACGCTGCGCGGTCGGGCGAAGAAGGTCCTGGTGCTGGACGCCGACAACACGCTCTGGGACGGCGTGCTGGGTGACGACGGCTTCGACGGCATCGCCGCCGCCACCACCTTCCGCGGCGAGGCCTTCGGCAACTTCCAGCGGGTCGCGCAGCAGCTCGGCGCGCAGGGCGTGCTGCTCGCGGTCAGCAGCAAGAACGACCAGGACGCGGTGCTGAAGGTGCTCCAGGAGCACCCGGACATGGTGCTGCGGGACACCGCCTTCAGCCGGATCAACGCCAACTGGCTGCCCAAGGACGGCAATCTGCGCGACATCGCGGCCAAGCTCAACCTCGGGGTGGACAGCTTCGTCTTCGCCGACGACTCACCCTTCGAGTGCGGCCTGGTGGCCAGCAGCCTGCCGGGCGTCGCGGTGGTCCGGCTGGACGAGGAGCCGGCCCTGCACATCGAACGGCTGCTCGCCGACGGCTGGTTCGACGTGCCGCAGCTGACCGACGAGGACCGGATCCGGTCCGCGCAGTACCGCACCGACTCGGCCCGGCAGGAGCTGCAGGACGCCGCCACCTCGGTGGAGGAGTACCTCGCGCTGCTCGGCGTGGTGGTCAAGGTCGCCGCGGTCGGCCCGGGAGACATCGCCCGGGTCTCCCAACTGACCCTGCGGACCAACCAGTTCAACCTCACCACGACCCGGCTGCAGCCGGACGAGGTGCAGGCCAGGGCGGCCGACGCGCGGCACCTGGTGCTCTCGGTGCGCTCGGCCGACCGGTTCGGCGACAACGGCGTGGTCGGCGCGGTGTTCGCGCACCGGACCGGTGACCGGCTGGACATCGACAACGTGCTGCTCAGCTGCCGGGTCTTCGCCCGCGGCATCGAGCAGGCGGCGCTCGCCACGGTGCTCGCCCACGCCCGGGAGCAGGGGGTCACCGAGGTCCACGCGAGCTACCGCCCGACCACCAAGAACAAGGGGGTGCGCGACTTCTACCCCTCGCTCGGCTTCGCCCCGGTCCCCGATCAGGACGGGGCCTCCGATCAGGACGGGGCCTCTGGGCAGGACGGCGCCCTCGCCTTCCGCCACGACCTGGCCGACCTGCCGGAGGTCCCCGGTCACCTCCGGCTGGAGGTCGACCTCGCCGCCGCCGCTGACCCCGCTGCCGCTGACCCCGCTGCCGCTGACCCCGCTGCCGCTGACCCCGCTGCCACCGTCCTCGCCGCCACTGACTCCGCTGTCGCCGGCTCCACCAGAGAGGGATTCAACTCATGA
- the pgi gene encoding glucose-6-phosphate isomerase: protein MPQADGRTPLDRTPQWAALGKHREELGERHLRELFADDAERGSRYTLQVGDLYVDYSKHLVTDETLTLLRELAEATDVAGLRDAMFRGEKINVTEDRAVLHTALRAPRGAVIEVDGVNVVPEVHAVLDKMGRFADRVRSGEWTGHTGKRIKNVVNIGIGGSDLGPAMAYEVLRPYSQRDLTVRFVSNVDGADLHEAVRDLDAAETLFIVASKTFTTIETITNATSARDWLLARLGAGQEAVAKHFVALSTNGQGVSDFGIDVENMFEFWDWVGGRYSYDSAIGLSLMIAIGPERFRQMLDGFHLVDEHFRTAPAAENVPLLLGLLGFWYGQFFDAQAHAVLPYSHYLSKFTAYLQQLDMESNGKSVQRDGTPVGWTTGPVVWGTPGTNGQHAYYQLLHQGTKVVPADLIGFAEPVAELSQGLAAQHDLLMANFFAQAQALAFGKTAEEVRAEGVAEFQVPHRTFRGNHPTTVLLAPELTPSVLGQLIALYEHKVFVQGAIWNIDSFDQWGVELGKVLARKIEPVLLTGEGAEQLDSSSATLVAKYRTLRGR, encoded by the coding sequence ATGCCCCAGGCCGACGGCCGTACCCCCCTGGACCGAACCCCGCAGTGGGCCGCCCTCGGGAAGCACCGCGAGGAGCTCGGCGAGCGGCACCTGCGTGAGCTGTTCGCCGACGACGCCGAGCGCGGCAGCCGCTACACCCTTCAGGTCGGCGACCTCTATGTGGACTACTCCAAGCACCTGGTCACCGACGAGACCCTGACCCTGCTGCGCGAGCTCGCCGAGGCCACCGACGTGGCCGGCCTGCGCGACGCGATGTTCCGCGGCGAGAAGATCAACGTGACCGAGGACCGCGCCGTCCTGCACACCGCGCTGCGCGCCCCGCGCGGTGCGGTGATCGAGGTGGACGGCGTCAACGTGGTGCCCGAGGTGCACGCGGTCCTGGACAAGATGGGCCGCTTCGCCGACCGGGTGCGCAGCGGCGAGTGGACCGGCCACACCGGCAAGCGGATCAAGAACGTCGTCAACATCGGCATCGGTGGCTCCGACCTCGGCCCGGCGATGGCCTACGAGGTGCTGCGCCCCTACAGTCAGCGGGACCTGACGGTCCGTTTCGTCTCCAACGTGGACGGCGCCGACCTGCACGAGGCGGTGCGCGACCTGGACGCGGCCGAGACCCTCTTCATCGTCGCCTCCAAGACCTTCACCACGATCGAGACCATCACCAACGCCACCTCGGCGCGGGACTGGCTGCTGGCGCGGTTGGGCGCCGGCCAGGAGGCGGTGGCCAAGCACTTCGTGGCGCTCTCCACCAACGGCCAGGGCGTCTCCGACTTCGGTATCGACGTCGAGAACATGTTCGAGTTCTGGGACTGGGTCGGCGGCCGCTACTCCTACGACTCGGCGATCGGCCTCTCGCTGATGATCGCCATCGGCCCGGAGCGGTTCCGACAGATGCTGGACGGCTTCCACCTGGTCGACGAGCACTTCCGCACCGCCCCCGCGGCCGAGAACGTGCCGCTGCTGCTCGGCCTGCTGGGCTTCTGGTACGGCCAGTTCTTCGACGCCCAGGCGCACGCGGTGCTGCCCTACTCGCACTACCTCTCCAAGTTCACCGCCTACCTGCAGCAGCTGGACATGGAGTCCAACGGCAAGTCGGTGCAGCGCGACGGCACCCCGGTCGGCTGGACCACCGGCCCGGTGGTCTGGGGCACCCCCGGCACCAACGGCCAGCACGCCTACTACCAACTGCTGCACCAGGGCACCAAGGTGGTCCCGGCAGACCTGATCGGCTTCGCCGAGCCGGTCGCGGAGCTGTCCCAGGGCCTGGCGGCCCAGCACGACCTGCTGATGGCCAACTTCTTCGCCCAGGCCCAGGCCCTCGCCTTCGGCAAGACCGCCGAGGAGGTCCGCGCCGAGGGAGTGGCCGAGTTCCAGGTCCCGCACCGCACCTTCCGCGGCAACCACCCGACCACGGTGCTGCTGGCCCCGGAGCTGACCCCCTCGGTGCTCGGCCAGCTGATCGCGCTCTACGAGCACAAGGTCTTCGTGCAGGGCGCGATCTGGAACATCGACTCCTTCGACCAGTGGGGCGTCGAGCTCGGCAAGGTGCTCGCCAGGAAGATCGAGCCGGTGCTGCTGACCGGTGAGGGCGCCGAGCAGCTGGACAGCTCCAGCGCCACCCTGGTGGCCAAGTACCGCACGCTGCGTGGTCGCTGA
- a CDS encoding DUF4097 family beta strand repeat-containing protein, with product MPEFDTPEPISVTLEFDIGSVRITASKRTDTVITVLPSNPAEEVDVRAAQQTKVSRADGTVLIKGPRKRSLFGRSGSLDISIALPDGSAVHGNSPMGDFVAEGHLGDCKLKTSAGDIRLDQADRVQLKTGHGTVRVERAAGAAEITGSGRIEVGEVAGTATVRNLNGETVIGEVIGDLRVHSSNGRIVVGVAHAGVDAKSAHGDIRIGEVARGQILLQTGAGDLELGIRESTAAWLDLNTNLGGVHNALGPTDGPRATDERAEVRARTGLGDITIHRA from the coding sequence ATGCCTGAATTCGACACCCCTGAACCGATTTCCGTGACCCTGGAGTTCGACATCGGTTCGGTGCGGATCACCGCGAGCAAGCGCACCGACACCGTGATCACGGTGCTGCCCAGCAACCCCGCCGAGGAGGTCGATGTGCGGGCCGCCCAGCAGACCAAGGTCAGCCGCGCGGATGGCACGGTACTGATCAAGGGCCCCCGCAAGCGCTCGCTCTTCGGCCGCAGCGGCTCGCTGGACATCAGCATCGCGTTGCCCGACGGCTCCGCCGTGCACGGCAACTCGCCGATGGGCGACTTCGTCGCCGAAGGCCACCTCGGGGACTGCAAGTTGAAGACCTCGGCCGGTGACATCCGGCTGGACCAGGCCGACCGCGTGCAACTGAAGACCGGTCACGGCACCGTCCGGGTGGAGCGTGCGGCGGGCGCTGCCGAGATCACCGGCTCGGGCCGGATCGAGGTCGGCGAGGTGGCCGGCACCGCGACCGTGCGCAATCTCAACGGCGAGACGGTGATCGGCGAGGTCATCGGCGACCTGCGGGTGCACTCCTCCAACGGCCGGATCGTGGTCGGCGTCGCGCATGCCGGGGTCGATGCCAAGTCCGCCCACGGCGACATCCGGATCGGGGAGGTGGCACGCGGGCAGATCCTGCTGCAGACCGGCGCCGGCGACCTGGAGTTGGGCATCCGCGAGTCGACCGCCGCCTGGCTCGACCTCAACACCAACCTCGGCGGAGTGCACAACGCGCTCGGCCCCACCGACGGCCCACGAGCCACGGACGAGAGGGCCGAGGTGCGGGCCCGCACCGGCCTCGGCGACATCACGATCCACCGGGCCTGA
- a CDS encoding ABC transporter permease gives MTALSYAARDSVTMLRRNLKHALRYPSLTLSVAAMPVMMLLLFTYAFGTALGNGINGLAGHAVGGPGYIDYVAPGIILMAATSGALVTAVGVCVDKTEGIVNRFRTMAISRASFLTGHVIGSVIQTMVSIAVVIGVALLVGFRPTAGPTQWLAATGLLTLLTFGLTWLSAAIGLVARTPETASNIPLPLQFMPFLGSAIVPTSSMPSGLRWFAEYQPFTSIIETLRGLLTGTPIGGQAIAAIAWCLGLTLVGYLWARTVFNRGATR, from the coding sequence ATGACCGCCCTGTCCTACGCCGCGCGCGACTCGGTGACGATGTTGCGGCGCAACCTGAAGCACGCGCTGCGCTACCCGTCCCTGACGTTGTCGGTCGCCGCGATGCCGGTCATGATGCTGCTGCTCTTCACCTACGCCTTCGGCACCGCGCTGGGCAACGGGATCAACGGCCTGGCCGGCCACGCGGTCGGCGGCCCCGGTTACATCGACTACGTCGCACCCGGCATCATCCTAATGGCCGCCACCTCGGGCGCCCTGGTCACCGCGGTCGGCGTCTGCGTCGACAAGACGGAGGGCATCGTCAACCGGTTCCGGACCATGGCGATCTCCCGGGCCTCCTTCCTGACCGGGCATGTCATAGGCAGCGTGATCCAGACCATGGTGAGCATCGCGGTGGTGATCGGTGTCGCGTTGCTGGTCGGGTTCCGGCCCACCGCCGGGCCCACCCAGTGGCTGGCCGCCACCGGGCTGCTCACCCTGCTCACCTTTGGACTCACCTGGCTCTCGGCCGCCATCGGCCTGGTGGCCCGAACCCCGGAGACCGCCAGCAACATCCCGCTGCCGCTGCAGTTCATGCCGTTCCTGGGCAGCGCGATCGTCCCGACGTCCTCGATGCCGAGCGGGCTGCGCTGGTTCGCCGAGTACCAGCCCTTCACCTCGATCATCGAGACCCTGCGCGGCCTGCTGACCGGCACCCCGATCGGCGGCCAGGCGATCGCGGCGATCGCCTGGTGCCTCGGGCTCACCCTGGTCGGCTACCTGTGGGCGCGCACGGTGTTCAACCGCGGCGCGACGCGCTGA
- a CDS encoding DHA2 family efflux MFS transporter permease subunit, with amino-acid sequence MSIVEKKPTVEAPRATVEATGTPSDSRRWWVLIVVSFAEFMVGLDATVVNVMTPKLQTAFHMSPTGLQWVMSVYVLLFGGLMLLGGRLTDILSRRTVLMTGLALFTVGSFLAGIAHSETELLWARALQGIAAAAVSPAALSILVTSFPDPKERTKAFGIWGTVVGVSAALGTLLGGAIITIGWRWAFYLNIPVGVILLIAAPFLIAKANRVGPRPQSDILGAVTSTIGLLSLVFGITCTTTRGWGDGLTLGSFAAAIVLLGAFVMIELRSPAPLLPMHLFRRRTLVSAGLGQLLTAGLMLPTFFMLPLFMQSVQHYSPMRTGLAYIPTSLAMIIFAGVVSKLIPKTGPMVLYVFGTVLLIGMILLMLNSKPDSNYWSLMMPVTALLGVGLLFCLIPTPVVGTYEATPDDAGTTSALLNSATQVGGAFGLAVAATTVQSRAAQLMAHGVQPGEALTQALHRGFAVLLIWAGLSLVTGVIGFRGLKPSEEAVAKAMAPAA; translated from the coding sequence GTGAGTATCGTCGAGAAGAAGCCGACGGTCGAGGCACCACGGGCGACGGTCGAGGCCACCGGAACTCCCTCCGACAGCCGACGCTGGTGGGTGCTGATCGTCGTCTCGTTCGCGGAGTTCATGGTCGGACTCGACGCCACGGTCGTCAACGTCATGACCCCCAAGCTGCAGACCGCCTTCCACATGTCGCCGACCGGGCTGCAGTGGGTGATGAGCGTGTACGTGCTGCTCTTCGGCGGGCTGATGCTGCTCGGTGGCCGGCTGACCGACATCCTGAGCCGGCGCACCGTGCTGATGACCGGCCTGGCCCTGTTCACCGTCGGTTCGTTCCTGGCCGGCATCGCGCACAGCGAGACCGAGCTGCTGTGGGCCCGCGCCCTGCAGGGCATCGCCGCCGCGGCGGTCTCCCCGGCGGCCCTGTCCATCCTGGTCACCAGCTTCCCCGACCCGAAGGAGCGCACCAAGGCCTTCGGCATCTGGGGCACCGTGGTCGGCGTCAGCGCGGCACTGGGCACCCTGCTCGGCGGCGCCATCATCACCATCGGCTGGCGCTGGGCCTTCTACCTGAACATCCCGGTCGGCGTGATCCTGCTGATCGCCGCCCCGTTCCTGATCGCGAAGGCCAACCGGGTCGGCCCCCGTCCGCAGTCCGACATCCTGGGCGCGGTCACCTCGACCATCGGCCTGCTCTCGCTGGTCTTCGGCATCACCTGCACCACCACCCGCGGCTGGGGTGACGGACTGACCCTCGGCTCCTTCGCCGCCGCCATCGTGCTGCTCGGCGCGTTCGTCATGATCGAGCTGCGCAGCCCCGCCCCGCTGCTCCCGATGCACCTCTTCCGCCGCCGCACCCTGGTCTCCGCCGGGCTCGGCCAGCTGCTGACGGCCGGCCTCATGCTGCCGACCTTCTTCATGCTGCCGCTCTTCATGCAGAGCGTGCAGCACTACAGCCCGATGCGCACCGGCCTGGCCTACATCCCGACCAGCCTGGCAATGATCATCTTTGCCGGAGTGGTCTCCAAGCTGATCCCCAAGACCGGCCCGATGGTGCTCTACGTCTTCGGCACCGTGCTGCTCATCGGCATGATCCTGCTGATGCTGAACTCCAAGCCGGACAGCAACTACTGGTCGCTGATGATGCCGGTGACCGCGCTGCTCGGCGTCGGCCTGCTCTTCTGCCTGATCCCGACCCCGGTGGTCGGCACCTACGAGGCCACCCCCGACGACGCGGGCACCACCTCGGCCCTGCTCAACTCCGCCACCCAGGTCGGCGGCGCCTTCGGTCTGGCAGTGGCCGCGACCACCGTGCAGTCCCGGGCGGCGCAGCTGATGGCGCACGGCGTGCAGCCGGGCGAGGCGCTCACCCAGGCGCTGCACCGCGGCTTCGCGGTGCTGCTGATCTGGGCGGGCCTGAGCCTGGTCACCGGCGTGATCGGCTTCCGCGGGTTGAAGCCGAGCGAGGAGGCGGTGGCCAAGGCGATGGCGCCGGCCGCCTGA